The genomic window GATCCTGACCGTCGGGGGTGTGCTCGACGCCAGCAATTCCGCGGCGCTGCGCGACAGCATCCGTAGAGCCGCCCTCGATCAGCCGTCCGCCGTCATCATCGACGTCACCGGGCTGCGGGTGCCCGCGCAATCCGCGTTGTCCGCCTTCATCAGCGCCTACTTTCAGCTCGGCATTCAGGCCACCGCGCCGATCGTGCTGGTGTGCGGTCAGCGCGCCACCCGCGACGCCCTAACCCGTGCCGAAGTCACCCGCTTCATGCCGGTCTATGCGACCGAGAAAAGCGCGCGCAAGGCGCTCGAGAAGCTCAGCCGTCGCACCCTGCAGCGCGCCGACGCGCAACTGCCCGCAAACCTGACCAGTCTGCGCGAGTCGCGCCGACTGGTGCGCGAGTGGCTCACCGAGTGGTCGCGGCCCACCTTCATTCCGGTCGCACTGGTGGTGGTCAACGTCTTCGTCGAGAACGTGCTGGAGCACACGGGAAGCATCCCGGCGATGCGGATCGAGACCGACGGCGCGACCGCGACCATCGCGGTGTCCGACGAGAGCACCGCCCCGGCCCAGCAGCTCCCGTCGCCGGCGCAGGGCATCGACGTCTCCGGCCTGGCGATCGTCGACGCGCTGTCCCGCGCGTGGGGCAGCACTCCCACCTCGTCGGGCAAGACGGTGTGGGCGGTCATCGGCCCCGAGAACCAGCTCTAGTCCCCACCGCGCTCCCGCTCTGCGGGACCCCGCCGTGAGGCAAACTAGAACACGTTCTAGTGTCGGGTAACGGTCCTCCCAAGGAAGGCAGATGACGTGCGGTTCACCTACGCAGAGGCAATGACGGACTTCCGTTTCTACGTCCCGCTGGCCAAGGCGGCCGAGGCCGCCGGCTACCACGCCATGACGATTGCCGACAGCATCGCCTACCCCTTCGAATCCGACTCGAAGTACCCGTACACGCCCGACGGCAACCGGGAGTTCCTGGACGGCAAGCAGTTCATCGAAACCTTCGTGCTGACATCGGCATTGGGCGCGGTCACGACGAAGCTGCACTTCAACTTCTTTGTCCTGAAACTGCCCATCCGGCCGCCGGCCCTGGTGGCCAAGCAGATCGGCTCGCTGGCCGCGTTGACCGACAACCGGGTCGGTTTCGGTGTCGGCACCAGCCCGTGGCCCGAGGACTACGAGCTGCTGGGCGTCCCGTTCGCCAAGCGCGGCAAGCGGATGGACGAATGTATCGAGATCATCCAGGGCCTGACCAGTGGTGAGTACTTCGAATTCCACGGCGAGTTCTACGACATCCCCAAGACCAAAATGACGCCCGCGCCCACCAAGCCGATCCCGATCCTGATCGGCGGCCACGCCGACGCGGCACTCAAGCGCGCCGCTCGACTGGACGGCTGGATGCACGGCGGCGGCGATCCGGAGGAACTCGACCGACTGA from Mycobacterium shigaense includes these protein-coding regions:
- a CDS encoding LLM class flavin-dependent oxidoreductase, with protein sequence MRFTYAEAMTDFRFYVPLAKAAEAAGYHAMTIADSIAYPFESDSKYPYTPDGNREFLDGKQFIETFVLTSALGAVTTKLHFNFFVLKLPIRPPALVAKQIGSLAALTDNRVGFGVGTSPWPEDYELLGVPFAKRGKRMDECIEIIQGLTSGEYFEFHGEFYDIPKTKMTPAPTKPIPILIGGHADAALKRAARLDGWMHGGGDPEELDRLIAKLKQYREEAGKTGPFEIHVISVDGFTVDGVKRLEDKGVTDVIVGFRIPYIMGTDTEPLDDKIRNLEVFAENVIAKV
- a CDS encoding STAS domain-containing protein, with amino-acid sequence MPERKGPPAVSALAESPGSLAVETRTDESVAILTVGGVLDASNSAALRDSIRRAALDQPSAVIIDVTGLRVPAQSALSAFISAYFQLGIQATAPIVLVCGQRATRDALTRAEVTRFMPVYATEKSARKALEKLSRRTLQRADAQLPANLTSLRESRRLVREWLTEWSRPTFIPVALVVVNVFVENVLEHTGSIPAMRIETDGATATIAVSDESTAPAQQLPSPAQGIDVSGLAIVDALSRAWGSTPTSSGKTVWAVIGPENQL